Proteins from one Drosophila gunungcola strain Sukarami chromosome 3R, Dgunungcola_SK_2, whole genome shotgun sequence genomic window:
- the LOC128266770 gene encoding segmentation protein cap'n'collar isoform X4 — protein sequence MRVFIHRDILESEIAEVLYKQDVDLGFSLDQEAIINASYASGNSGATNAKSKLEDEAKSSDPSMSDTSASKDPNVSAENEASGASADDLEKLKALEELHQDKEKDNENPLEDITNEWNGIPFTIDNETGEYIRLPLDELLNDVLKLSEFPLEDELSNDPVPSTSQAAAALNENQALRIVSETGEDFLSGEGVPNKQRKVGEEDKDTDPEKGEGEGDSFSVSDFEDLQNSVGSPLFDLDEDAKKELDEMLQSTAPPYHHPHPHHGHPHAHPHPHSHHHATMHHAHAHHAAAAAAAHQRAVQQANYGGGVGMGVGVGSGTGSAFQRQPAAGGFHHGHHQGRMPRLNRSVSMERLQDFATYFSPIPSMVGGVSDMSPYPHHYPSYSYQASPSNGAPAPGQHGQYGSGAAAPLQPPPPPPPPHHAAMLHHPNAALGDICPTGQPHYGHNLGSAVTSSMHLTNSSHEADSAAAAAAAYKVEHDLMYYGNTSSDINQTDGFINSIFADEDLHLMDMNESFCRMVDNSTSNNSSVLGLPSSGHVSNGSGSSAQLAAGNPHGNQVNGAAGGVGSMSGSVVGTGAAGMTADLLASGGAGAQGGTDRLDASSDSAVSSMGSERVPSLSDGEWGEGSDSAQDYHQGKYGGPYDFSYNNNSRLSTATRQPPVAQKKHQLYGKRDPHKQAPSAVPPTAPTAAATAVQSQSIKYEYDAGYASSGMASGGIASEQGAMGPALTKDYHHHQAYGMGASGSTFSGDYTVRPSPRTSQDLVQLNHTYSLPQGSGSLPRPQVRDKKPLVAAKTASKGTSAGSSSSAGGSSGSLEDEHLTRDEKRARSLNIPISVQDIINLPMDEFNERLSKYDLSENQLSLIRDIRRRGKNKVAAQNCRKRKLDQILTLEDEVHAVVKRKSQLTQERDHLDSERKRISNKFAMLHRHVFQYLRDPEGNPCSPSDYSLQQAADGSVYLLPREKPEGNSTATSASSAVSSAGAGSLNGHVPSQAPMHGHHSQHGMQAQHVGSGMSQQQQQQQSRLPPHLQQQQQQQQQHHLQSQQQQPGGQQQQQQHRKE from the exons ATGAGAGTGTTCATCCATAGGGACATACTG GAGAGTGAGATCGCTGAGGTGCTGTACAAGCAGGATGTGGATTTGGGCTTCagtttggaccaggaggcaatcATCAATGCCTCCTATGCCAGCGGCAACAGTGGAGCCACCAACGCCAAGTCGAAGCTCGAGGATGAGGCCAAGTCCTCGGATCCCTCGATGTCGGACACCAGCGCCTCCAAGGACCCCAATGTGAGCGCCGAGAACGAGGCGAGCGGCGCCTCTGCCGACGATCTTGAGAAGTTGAAAGCTTTGGAGGAGCTTCATCAAGATAAG GAAAAGGACAATGAGAATCCCTTGGAAGACATTACCAATGAATGGAACGGAATACCCTTTACCATCGATAACGAAACTG GTGAATACATTCGCTTGCCCCTGGATGAGTTGTTGAACGACGTACTCAAGCTCTCTGAATTCCCGCTCGAAGACGAG TTATCCAACGATCCGGTGCCCTCGACTTCGCAGGCAGCAGCTGCTTTGAACGAGAACCAAGCACTAAGGATTGTTTCGGAGACGGGTGAGGACTTCCTCAGTGGCGAAGGAGTTCCCAACAAGCAGCGTAAGGTCGGCGAGGAGGACAAGGACACCGATCCGGAGAAGGGCGAAGGCGAAGGCGATAGCTTCTCGGTGAGCGACTTCGAGGACCTGCAAAACTCCGTGGGCTCGCCCCTGTTTGACTTAGATGAGGACGCCAAGAAGGAGCTAGACGAAATGTTGCAATCCACGGCTCCGCCCTACCACCATCCCCATCCGCACCACGGCCATCCCCATGCGCACCCCCACCCCCACAGCCACCACCATGCAACGATGCACCACGCCCATGCCCACCatgccgccgcagcagccgccgccCACCAGCGAGCGGTGCAGCAGGCCAACTATGGTGGCGGAGTAGGCATGGGCGTAGGCGTGGGCAGCGGCACGGGCAGCGCCTTCCAGCGGCAGCCAGCTGCCGGCGGATTCCATCATGGCCATCACCAG GGCCGCATGCCGCGTCTGAATCGCAGCGTTTCGATGGAGCGTCTTCAGGACTTTGCCACCTACTTCAGTCCCATTCCGAGCATGGTGGGCGGTGTGTCGGATATGTCGCCGTATCCGCACCACTATCCGAGCTACTCCTACCAGGCGAGTCCCTCGAACGGAGCCCCAGCTCCTGGCCAGCATGGTCAGTATGGCAGTGGCGCAGCGGCTCCCTTGcagccaccaccacctccgccgccgccgcacCACGCGGCCATGTTGCACCACCCGAATGCGGCACTGGGCGACATCTGCCCCACCGGCCAGCCCCATTACGGCCACAATCTTGGTTCGGCGGTCACCTCCAGCATGCATCTGACCAATTCCAGTCACGAGGCCGATAGCGCTGCTGCCGCAGCAGCCGCCTATAAGGTGGAGCACGATCTGATGTACTATGGG AACACCTCCTCGGATATTAACCAGACGGATGGCTTCATTAACTCTATTTTCGCCGACGAGGATCTGCACTTGATGGACATGAATGAGA GCTTTTGTCGCATGGTGGACAACAGCACTAGCAACAACTCCTCAGTTCTGGGACTGCCCAGCAGCGGACATGTCAGCAACGGCTCCGGCAGCTCGGCTCAACTGGCGGCGGGAAATCCGCACGGCAACCAAGTCAACGGAGCGGCCGGCGGCGTGGGCTCAATGAGCGGCTCAGTTGTGGGCACTGGAGCAGCGGGCATGACCGCCGATCTATTGGCCAGCGGCGGTGCAGGAGCACAGGGCGGTACGGATCGCCTGGACGCGTCCAGCGACAGTGCTGTCAGTTCAATGGGTTCGGAGCGAGTGCCATCCCTCTCCGACGGCGAGTGGGGCGAGGGCAGCGACTCCGCCCAGGACTATCATCAGGGCAAATACGGTGGTCCCTATGACTTTAGCTACAATAACAATTCACGGCTCAGCACCGCCACACGTCAGCCTCCGGTGGCGCAGAAGAAGCATCAGCTGTACGGCAAGCGGGATCCCCACAAGCAGGCGCCCTCGGCTGTGCCACCCACAGCTCCGACAGCGGCTGCGACAGCAGTCCAATCGCAGAGCATCAAGTACGAGTACGATGCTGGCTACGCTTCGTCGGGAATGGCCAGCGGTGGCATTGCCTCTGAACAAGGAGCGATGGGACCGGCTCTAACCAAGGACTATCATCATCACCAGGCCTATGGCATGGGAGCCAGTGGCAGCACCTTCTCCGGGGACTATACAGTGCGACCCTCGCCTAGGACTTCGCAGGACCTGGTGCAACTCAATCACACCTATTCGCTGCCCCAGGGAAGTGGCTCGCTGCCCAGACCCCAAGTACGCGACAAGAAGCCGCTGGTGGCCGCTAAGACCGCTTCGAAGGGAACGAGtgccggcagcagcagcagtgccGGCGGAAGCAGTGGCAGCTTGGAGGATGAGCATTTGACACGCGATGAGAAGCGGGCCCGATCCCTGAACATACCCATTTCGGTGCAGGACATCATTAACCTGCCCATGGACGAGTTCAACGAGCGGTTGTCCAAGTATGACCTCAGCGAGAACCAGTTGTCGCTGATCCGGGACATTCGTCGGCGGGGCAAGAACAAGGTGGCCGCCCAGAACTGTCGCAAACGCAAGCTCGACCAGATATTGACCCTCGAGGACGAGGTGCATGCGGTGGTCAAGCGGAAGTCGCAGCTGACCCAGGAACGCGATCATTTGGATAGCGAGCGCAAGCGCATCTCGAACAAGTTTGCCATGCTGCATCGTCATGTCTTCCAG TATCTGCGTGATCCTGAGGGCAATCCCTGTTCGCCATCGGACTACAGTCTGCAGCAGGCTGCCGATGGCTCCGTTTACTTGCTGCCCCGGGAAAAGCCCGAGGGCAACAGCACGGCCACGTCTGCCTCAAGCGCAGTTTCGTCGGCCGGTGCAGGAAGTTTGAATGGCCATGTGCCCAGCCAGGCGCCCATGCATGGCCATCACAGCCAGCACGGAATGCAGGCGCAACATGTGGGAAGCGGAatgtcgcagcagcagcaacaacagcagtcGAGGTTGCCGCCTCAtctacaacagcaacagcagcagcagcagcaacatcatctgcagtcgcagcaacagcaaccgggaggtcagcagcagcagcaacagcaccgCAAGGAATGA